A genome region from Candidatus Rokuibacteriota bacterium includes the following:
- a CDS encoding AMP-binding protein, with the protein MLDTTLIGLIVRNAEAMPAEVALREKRFGIWRPTSWAEFRDAVAAFARGIRTLGFQPGDNLAVLGDNKPEWVIAEFGAIAAGGVATGVYADCLPEEIQHRVTYSEARLLVVRDQEQV; encoded by the coding sequence ATGCTCGACACGACCTTGATCGGACTCATCGTCAGGAACGCGGAAGCGATGCCCGCAGAGGTCGCGCTTCGCGAGAAGCGCTTCGGGATCTGGCGTCCCACCAGCTGGGCCGAGTTCCGGGACGCGGTGGCGGCCTTCGCCCGCGGGATCCGGACCCTGGGATTCCAGCCCGGCGACAACCTCGCCGTCCTCGGGGACAATAAGCCCGAGTGGGTCATCGCCGAGTTCGGGGCCATCGCGGCCGGCGGCGTGGCGACCGGGGTGTACGCCGACTGCCTTCCCGAGGAGATCCAGCACCGCGTGACCTACTCCGAGGCCCGGCTCCTGGTCGTCCGGGATCAGGAGCAGGT
- a CDS encoding ABC transporter ATP-binding protein, which produces MLAVENLRVVYQDVISVLNGISLTVNQGENLIIIGANGAGKTTLLRAISGMLDFYDGDIIDGDIKVEGASVKGMDATGVMRRHRLTYVMEDRPVFWYLTIEENLKAAAYCRWDGGVKADMEQVLDHFPVLRRLGNRTAGYLSGGEQQMLAIAMALMTRPRILLLDEPSLGLAPRIVEELFEIIHRLHQGGLTVVLVEQNAHAALGIGTRGYVMETGRVVLEGSAQELLANEDVREFYLGSGEGERKSYRDAKRYKRRKRWL; this is translated from the coding sequence ATGCTCGCGGTGGAGAACCTCCGCGTCGTCTATCAGGATGTGATCTCGGTGCTGAACGGGATCTCGCTCACCGTGAACCAGGGGGAGAACCTCATCATCATCGGCGCCAACGGGGCGGGCAAGACCACGCTGCTCCGCGCCATCTCGGGCATGCTCGACTTCTACGACGGCGACATCATCGACGGCGACATCAAGGTGGAGGGGGCGTCGGTGAAGGGCATGGACGCCACGGGGGTGATGCGCCGACACCGGCTCACCTACGTCATGGAGGACAGGCCCGTCTTCTGGTACCTCACCATCGAGGAGAACCTGAAGGCCGCGGCCTACTGCCGCTGGGACGGCGGGGTCAAGGCCGACATGGAGCAGGTCCTCGACCACTTCCCCGTGCTCCGCCGGCTGGGGAACCGGACCGCGGGGTACCTCTCGGGGGGCGAGCAGCAGATGCTCGCCATCGCGATGGCCCTCATGACCCGGCCGCGGATCCTGCTGCTCGACGAGCCCTCGCTGGGACTCGCGCCGCGGATCGTCGAGGAGCTCTTCGAGATCATCCATCGCCTGCACCAGGGTGGGCTCACCGTGGTCCTCGTGGAGCAGAACGCCCATGCCGCGCTCGGCATCGGCACCCGCGGCTACGTCATGGAGACCGGGCGCGTGGTCCTCGAGGGCTCGGCCCAGGAGCTCCTGGCCAACGAGGACGTCCGCGAGTTCTACCTCGGCTCGGGCGAGGGCGAGCGCAAGAGCTACCGGGACGCCAAGCGCTACAAGCGGAGGAAGCGGTGGCTCTGA
- a CDS encoding branched-chain amino acid ABC transporter permease, with product MMDLVQVLGSGILVGMVYALLGLGVVIVFRASEAFNFAVGEFLVVGAFLFLVFHSDLRLPILVALPLALLAAGAAGGLIERLTINPLLGRSAISMTIVTLGLASVLRALVQLIFGAHAYPFELRLPNITVEIGDVLFLSESLWAGILSLGTFGLVLLFLFRTRWGVAVRATSESQAKALAFGINAGFILFLVWVVSAVCIAISGIVISNFGSLSYVTGIVGLRAIPVVLIGGMDSIGGALVGGIIVGVCEALVGAYVEPRGLIGFKELAPYILLLAVLIVRPYGLFGTVRIERV from the coding sequence ATGATGGATCTCGTGCAGGTGCTGGGGTCGGGCATCCTGGTGGGGATGGTCTACGCCCTGCTGGGCCTGGGCGTGGTCATCGTCTTCCGGGCCTCGGAGGCCTTCAACTTCGCCGTGGGCGAGTTCCTCGTGGTGGGGGCCTTCCTGTTCCTGGTCTTCCACTCCGACCTGCGGCTGCCGATTCTCGTCGCCCTGCCGCTGGCGCTCCTCGCGGCCGGGGCGGCGGGCGGGCTGATCGAGCGGCTGACCATCAACCCGCTGCTCGGGCGCAGCGCGATCTCCATGACCATCGTCACGCTGGGGCTCGCCAGCGTGCTCCGCGCCCTCGTCCAGCTCATCTTCGGGGCCCACGCCTATCCTTTCGAGCTCCGGCTGCCCAACATCACGGTGGAGATCGGGGACGTGCTCTTCCTCTCCGAGTCCCTGTGGGCCGGGATCCTCTCGCTCGGCACCTTCGGCCTGGTGCTCCTGTTCCTGTTCCGCACCCGGTGGGGCGTGGCCGTCCGCGCCACCTCGGAGAGCCAGGCCAAGGCGCTGGCCTTCGGGATCAACGCCGGGTTCATCCTGTTCCTGGTCTGGGTGGTGAGCGCGGTGTGCATCGCCATCTCGGGCATCGTGATCTCCAACTTCGGGAGCCTGTCCTACGTCACCGGGATCGTCGGGCTCCGGGCCATCCCGGTGGTGCTGATCGGCGGGATGGACAGCATCGGCGGGGCGCTGGTCGGCGGGATCATCGTCGGCGTGTGCGAGGCGCTCGTGGGTGCCTACGTGGAGCCCCGGGGGCTCATCGGGTTCAAGGAGCTGGCTCCCTACATCCTGCTCCTCGCCGTCTTGATCGTCCGCCCCTATGGCCTGTTCGGGACGGTCAGGATCGAGCGGGTGTGA
- a CDS encoding ABC transporter substrate-binding protein, translating to MKRRALLCVSLTAILVLAAGSLAAARDIKTLSQFPMSGPVGSLPEFGMGFIDGTRYIKEELKGVNGKPITFFLEDFRYDPTVEVANFNRYAAEHAKDELLMATGYITGGLKPLIQKVNVEEKIPWLDGSYSTEIFGAEGGPAKYPYYYSLGATYGDQIKVLMKWVKENHKGKERARVGFVYSPTAWGRDGTPEGIAYAKKLGLDVVAEIEYPYTATDATTQATALRKAKAEYILFHGFSGAANYTAIFFKTVRKYLPEAIIMGSHYTTGVLPMQIFPEEYNGYIGAACRPIMDGVPRAETPMTNKVVKMAHDFAKKNRPGDYAPGGKIRDMFLYSEGLTYALIIHEALSRADKAGALTRAGVKKALDTMVWDFHGLFDGKTFSYQSHTIPMVRIFKAESKMVEVGGKRVPKGTFHPLTDWMDTDKMKW from the coding sequence ATGAAGAGGCGAGCCCTGCTGTGCGTGAGTCTCACGGCGATCCTGGTTCTGGCGGCGGGCAGCCTGGCCGCGGCCAGGGACATCAAGACCCTCTCCCAGTTCCCCATGAGCGGCCCGGTCGGCAGTCTCCCGGAGTTCGGCATGGGCTTCATCGACGGCACCCGGTACATCAAGGAGGAGCTCAAGGGCGTCAACGGCAAGCCCATCACCTTTTTCCTGGAGGACTTCAGGTACGACCCGACCGTGGAGGTCGCCAACTTCAACCGCTACGCCGCGGAGCACGCGAAGGACGAGCTGCTCATGGCCACCGGCTACATCACCGGCGGCCTCAAGCCCCTGATCCAGAAGGTGAACGTCGAGGAGAAGATCCCGTGGCTCGACGGCTCGTACTCCACCGAGATCTTCGGCGCCGAGGGCGGGCCGGCCAAGTACCCGTACTACTACTCGCTGGGCGCGACCTACGGCGACCAGATCAAGGTCCTCATGAAGTGGGTCAAGGAGAACCACAAGGGGAAGGAGCGCGCGCGGGTCGGGTTCGTGTACAGCCCCACCGCGTGGGGGCGTGACGGCACCCCCGAGGGCATCGCCTACGCCAAGAAGCTCGGGCTCGACGTGGTGGCCGAGATCGAGTACCCCTACACCGCCACCGACGCCACGACCCAGGCCACGGCGCTGCGCAAGGCCAAGGCCGAGTACATCCTCTTCCACGGCTTCTCCGGGGCCGCGAACTACACGGCGATCTTCTTCAAGACGGTCCGCAAGTACCTGCCGGAGGCGATCATCATGGGGAGCCACTACACCACGGGCGTGTTGCCCATGCAGATCTTCCCCGAGGAGTACAACGGCTACATCGGGGCCGCGTGCCGTCCGATCATGGACGGGGTGCCGCGCGCGGAGACGCCCATGACCAACAAGGTGGTCAAGATGGCCCACGACTTCGCCAAGAAGAACCGGCCCGGCGACTACGCCCCCGGCGGGAAGATCAGGGACATGTTCCTCTACTCCGAGGGGCTCACCTACGCGCTGATCATCCACGAGGCGCTCAGCCGGGCGGACAAGGCAGGTGCCCTCACCCGGGCCGGGGTCAAGAAGGCGCTGGACACCATGGTCTGGGACTTCCACGGGCTCTTCGACGGGAAGACGTTCTCCTACCAGTCCCACACGATCCCCATGGTCCGGATCTTCAAGGCCGAATCCAAGATGGTGGAGGTCGGCGGCAAGCGGGTCCCGAAGGGGACGTTCCACCCCCTCACCGACTGGATGGACACCGACAAGATGAAGTGGTAG
- a CDS encoding AMP-binding protein, protein MGLRDYTLFDVIARNARLFRDRTALIQEGQRVTHGEYLVRVERLAGGLAAAGMLPGDRIAVLAQNSLEFLDLYGAVARLGAILVPINWRLSADEITYVLGDAAPRIIVAGAEYQAGIAAAQAAFPFAERYYALGQPSGPFAPFADLLGAGAPAPAAEVSADSGILMIHTAAVGGRPRGALLSHGGLLAASAQLLHYWNLGPADVNLGMLPLFHITGGGLFLAVQQAGGATVVLPRFDPEAALRHIQQDRVTVFGEFPPMLGTLLEHAEKGGHDLSSLRAVAGLDAPDTIARLEALCPGARFWVGYGQSEVSGFVTMCAFRDCPGSAGWPTFLNAVSLVDDCDTPLPVGQTGEIVVRGPMVFKGYWNCAADTALTFRNGWHHTGDLGRFDETGCLWYAGRSPAKELIKPGGENVYPAEVERVIVEHPAVMEAVVIGVPDAQWGEAVKAVCVCRPGQQVTAAEVIEFVGGRIARFKKPRHVAFVAALPRTSAGAIDRQKVKDEHGTA, encoded by the coding sequence ATGGGTCTCCGTGACTACACGCTGTTCGACGTCATCGCCCGCAACGCCCGGCTGTTCCGGGACCGGACGGCCCTGATCCAGGAGGGGCAGCGGGTCACGCATGGCGAGTACCTGGTCCGCGTCGAGCGCCTGGCGGGAGGCCTGGCGGCGGCGGGGATGTTGCCGGGCGACCGCATCGCCGTCCTGGCGCAGAACAGCCTGGAGTTCCTGGACCTCTACGGCGCTGTGGCGCGGCTCGGGGCCATCCTCGTGCCGATCAACTGGCGGCTCAGCGCCGATGAGATCACCTATGTCCTCGGCGATGCCGCGCCGAGAATCATCGTCGCAGGGGCCGAGTACCAGGCCGGGATTGCTGCCGCGCAGGCCGCCTTCCCCTTCGCCGAGCGTTACTACGCCCTGGGCCAGCCTTCGGGCCCCTTCGCCCCCTTCGCCGACCTCCTGGGGGCAGGGGCGCCGGCGCCGGCGGCGGAGGTCAGCGCCGACAGCGGCATCCTCATGATCCACACGGCCGCGGTGGGCGGGCGGCCCCGCGGCGCGCTCCTCTCGCACGGGGGTCTCCTCGCCGCCAGCGCGCAGCTGCTGCATTACTGGAATCTCGGGCCGGCCGACGTCAACCTCGGGATGCTGCCGCTGTTCCACATCACTGGCGGGGGGCTGTTCCTGGCAGTGCAGCAGGCGGGGGGCGCCACGGTGGTGCTGCCCAGGTTCGACCCGGAGGCGGCGCTCCGGCACATCCAGCAGGACAGGGTCACCGTCTTCGGGGAATTCCCTCCGATGCTCGGCACGCTGCTGGAGCACGCGGAGAAGGGGGGCCATGACCTGTCGAGCCTGCGCGCGGTGGCGGGGCTCGATGCCCCGGACACCATCGCCCGGCTCGAGGCGCTCTGCCCCGGGGCGAGGTTCTGGGTGGGCTACGGGCAATCCGAGGTGTCGGGGTTCGTGACCATGTGCGCGTTCCGGGACTGCCCCGGATCGGCCGGCTGGCCGACATTCCTCAATGCCGTGTCGCTCGTGGACGACTGTGACACCCCCCTGCCGGTGGGCCAGACGGGGGAGATCGTCGTGCGCGGCCCGATGGTCTTCAAGGGCTACTGGAACTGCGCGGCCGACACGGCGCTGACGTTTCGCAACGGCTGGCACCACACGGGCGATCTGGGGCGCTTCGACGAGACCGGGTGCCTCTGGTACGCCGGCCGGTCGCCCGCCAAGGAGCTCATCAAGCCGGGCGGCGAGAACGTCTACCCGGCGGAGGTCGAGAGGGTGATCGTCGAGCACCCGGCCGTCATGGAGGCCGTGGTCATCGGCGTCCCCGACGCGCAGTGGGGCGAGGCGGTCAAGGCGGTGTGCGTCTGCCGGCCCGGCCAGCAGGTGACGGCCGCGGAGGTGATCGAGTTCGTCGGGGGCCGCATCGCGCGCTTCAAGAAGCCCAGACACGTGGCCTTCGTCGCTGCCTTGCCGAGGACGTCCGCCGGCGCCATCGACAGGCAGAAGGTGAAGGACGAGCACGGCACGGCCTGA
- a CDS encoding 2-hydroxyacyl-CoA dehydratase has translation MGDVDLKTVQKKVTAGASHRKMLAAAEAGQPICVASAGIPHEVMHTMGVYPIYPESLAAISSGIGKAEPFFDEARTRGLSNAICSYTRSGLGICWTGQTAFGPIPRPTLAVTDVNMCCLHATWWSYLEDHFTLPTFYMDMPVTDDPGAPEYIDYYESQIRDMVAFVERTTACRLDTDRLREALADSDRAGHYWKKMMELRRHRPSPMSFRALAGQILPMVIALGERDTADFYEALYHQYAADVQEGKTPAQGGEKYRLILNGIPIWHHLQLINYFEEKGANFVWEPYTSLNWGNKTSTGRLDLDRPFHTLAEKYTNVYTNKPILTRFEYFDQAIRDYAVDGVIMFSNRSCRPQSIGQQELIQLIQERHGLPVLIFEGDQADPEGFSWADARMRVDGFIEILEGRRGQGGSA, from the coding sequence ATGGGCGACGTGGACCTGAAGACGGTCCAGAAGAAGGTGACCGCCGGCGCCTCGCACCGGAAGATGCTCGCCGCCGCCGAGGCCGGACAGCCCATCTGCGTGGCGAGCGCGGGGATTCCCCACGAGGTCATGCACACCATGGGCGTGTACCCCATCTACCCCGAGAGCCTGGCCGCCATCTCCTCGGGCATCGGCAAGGCGGAGCCGTTCTTCGACGAGGCCAGGACCCGCGGGCTGTCCAATGCCATCTGCTCCTACACGCGCTCGGGGCTCGGCATCTGCTGGACCGGCCAGACGGCCTTCGGTCCCATCCCGCGGCCGACCCTCGCGGTGACAGACGTGAACATGTGCTGCCTGCACGCCACGTGGTGGAGCTACCTCGAGGACCACTTCACGCTGCCCACGTTCTACATGGACATGCCCGTCACCGACGATCCCGGCGCCCCCGAGTACATCGACTACTACGAGAGCCAGATCCGGGACATGGTGGCCTTCGTCGAGCGCACCACCGCCTGCCGCCTCGACACGGACCGGCTCCGGGAGGCGCTGGCGGACTCCGACCGCGCCGGCCACTACTGGAAGAAGATGATGGAGCTCAGGCGACACCGCCCCTCGCCCATGAGCTTCAGAGCGCTGGCCGGCCAGATCCTGCCGATGGTCATCGCGCTGGGGGAGCGGGACACGGCGGACTTCTACGAGGCGCTCTATCACCAGTACGCGGCAGACGTGCAGGAAGGCAAGACCCCCGCGCAGGGGGGCGAGAAGTACCGCCTGATCTTGAACGGCATCCCCATCTGGCATCACCTGCAGCTCATCAATTACTTCGAGGAGAAGGGCGCCAACTTCGTCTGGGAGCCCTACACCTCGCTCAACTGGGGCAACAAGACCAGCACGGGCCGGCTGGATCTCGACCGCCCCTTCCACACGCTGGCCGAGAAGTACACGAACGTCTACACCAACAAGCCGATCTTGACGCGCTTCGAGTACTTCGACCAGGCCATCAGGGACTACGCGGTCGACGGGGTCATCATGTTCTCGAACCGGAGCTGCCGGCCCCAGTCCATCGGCCAGCAGGAGCTGATCCAGCTCATCCAGGAGCGCCACGGGCTGCCCGTCCTGATCTTCGAGGGCGACCAGGCGGACCCCGAGGGGTTCAGCTGGGCGGATGCCCGGATGCGCGTGGACGGGTTCATCGAGATCCTCGAGGGGCGCCGCGGGCAGGGAGGATCGGCGTGA